In one window of Festucalex cinctus isolate MCC-2025b chromosome 14, RoL_Fcin_1.0, whole genome shotgun sequence DNA:
- the itsn1 gene encoding intersectin-1 isoform X2: MAQFPATFTGPDVFLISVDERAKHDQQFHSLSPTAGGYITGDQARNFFLQSGLPPPILAQIWALADMNSDGRMDIHEFSIAMKLIKLKLQGHPLPPALPPSMKQTPLSLPPQAGFGMPPMPAMAPIAGPLPGVPPLPLPPLPVGVSPPLVSAPPPPLPPPMANGAPTTGMMQPISGFSHPASSISKAPFNRSSTKLQKGPSFDATGGQPPVDWAVPQSSRLKYRQLFNSHDKMMSGHLTGPQARTILMQSSLPQGQLASIWSLSDIDQDGKLTAEEFILAMHLIDMAMSGLPLPPVLPADYIPPTFRRVRSDSVQSDQKSVPEEAEEEVESNQDKKLPVTFEDKKRENFERGNLELEKRRQALQEQQRKEQERLAALEREEQDRKERERLEQERRRQQELEKQLEKQRELERQREEERRKEIERREAAKRELERQRQLEWERQRRQELLTQRNREQESIVLLKARKKTLEFELEALNDKKSQLEGKLKDVRFRLSAQRREVEQTNQTRETRIAEITLLQQQLQDSQHWLGSLIPDKQSLNDQLKQVQQNSLHRDSLSSLQKAVDQKESSRQQLKEQLDTVERETRAKLLEIDAFNTQLKSLCEFYASHCARIEALRRQLDGAQRGRQELREIHSRQQRQKQKELEGDAHSMMHAPIDRKSAELQENRLPSDKTLAWRNDDAGSSALKAPSPASASHAWLNRVTQEEEERKRRGLEEDSEGRKTAGSVEEKDDESRGKKDMQEKLNNLFSQPNDPWASTEKAPVASLFEQKAAAGSGFEQQQQQQQQQQAVKVVYYRALYPFDARSHDEISITPGDVIMVKGEWVDESQTGEPGWLGGELRGRTGWFPANYAERIPDSEAPVSLRAAAAAAPSSAQQPVSTPPPPAPGQSSSSTSSANSNWADFSTTWPSNTSSQMDSEGWDAWPTSSAAAQNPSLGVPSAQLRQRSAFTPATMTTGSSPSPVLGQGEKVEGLQAQALYPWRAKKDNHLNFNKNEIITVLEQQDMWWLGELQSGQRGWFPKSYVKLISASMTPPLALPVAAPMAAPLVSLARGKNTSECVVSESPPNGKRPSPTPCKPSESGEEYVAMYTYESSEQGDLSFQQGDVVVVSRTEGDWWTGTVAGKTGVFPSNYVKPRDASSESLGPAGKMGSLGKKPEIAQVIAPYCATGAEQLTLAPGQLILIRKKNPGGWWEGELQARGKKRQIGWFPANYVKLLSPSTSKTTPTEPTPPKLVPANTAVCQVIGMYDYVAQNDDELAFQKGQVITVLNKDDCDWWKGELNGREGLFPSNYVKLTTDTDPSTQWCADLHLLDMLSPMERKRQGYIHELIVTEENYVNDLQLVTEIFHKPLLDCELLSEKEVAMIFVNWKELIMCNIKLLKALRVRKKMSGDRMPVKMIGDILTNQLPHMQPYIRFCSCQLNGATLIQQKTDDNLEIKDFLKRLAMDPRCKGMPLSSFLLKPMQRVTRYPLIIKNILENTPESHPDHNHLKAALEKAEELCSQVNEGVREKENSDRLEWIQAHVQCEGLSEQLVFNSVTNCLGPRKFLHSGKLFKAKSSKELYGFLFNDFLLLTQVTKPLGSSGSDKVFSSKTHLQYRMYKTPIFLNEVLVKLPTDPSGDEPLFHISHIDRVYTLRAESINERTAWVQKIKAASELFIETEKKKREKAYLVRSQRATGIGRLMVNIVEGIELKPCRSHGKSNPYCEVTMGSQCHITKTLQDTLNPKWNSNCQFFIKDLEQDVLCVTVFERDQFSPDDFLGRTEIRLADIKKDQGSKGPITKRLLLHEVPTGEIVVRLDLQLFEEP, encoded by the exons ATGGCACAGTTCCCCGCCACTTTCACGg GCCCGGACGTGTTCCTGATCTCGGTGGACGAGCGGGCCAAACATGACCAACAGTTTCACAGCCTATCTCCCACCGCGGGGGGCTACATCACGG GGGATCAGGCCAGGAACTTCTTCCTGCAGTCCGGACTGCCGCCACCCATCCTGGCTCAAATCTG GGCCCTGGCCGACATGAACAGCGACGGCCGCATGGACATCCACGAGTTCTCCATCGCCATGAAGCTCATCAAGCTCAAACTGCAGGGCCACCCGCTTCCTCCGGCGTTGCCCCCCAGTATGAAACAGACCCCGCTGTCTCTTCCCCCGCAGGCTGGCTTCG GCATGCCCCCCATGCCCGCCATGGCGCCCATCGCCGGCCCCCTGCCAGGCGTGCCCCCTCTTCCGCTCCCTCCGCTACCCGTCGGGGTGTCGCCGCCTCTGGTGTCTGCGCCGCCGCCTCCCCTCCCGCCGCCCATGGCCAACGGAGCCCCTACCACGGGCATGATGCAACCCATCTCAGGCTTCTCCCACCCAG CTTCTTCAATCAGCAAGGCCCCCTTCAACCGTTCCAGCACCAAATTGCAAAAGGGTCCTTCGTTTGATGCCACCGG TGGTCAGCCGCCCGTCGACTGGGCCGTCCCTCAGTCGTCGAGGCTCAAGTACCGGCAGCTGTTCAACTCCCATGACAAGATGATGAGCGGCCACCTGACTG GTCCGCAGGCGCGCACCATCCTGATGCAGTCCAGTCTTCCTCAAGGCCAGCTGGCCTCGATATG GAGTCTGTCGGATATCGACCAGGACGGGAAGCTGACGGCGGAGGAGTTCATCTTGGCCATGCACCTCATAGACATGGCCATGTCCGGCCTGCCGCTGCCCCCCGTGCTGCCGGCGGATTACATCCCTCCCACATTCAG GCGTGTGCGAAGCGACAGCGTGCAGTCAGACCAGAAAAGCGTCCCcgaggaggcagaggaggaggtggagagcAACCAGGACAAGAAACTCCCAG TCACGTTCGAGGATAAGAAGCGGGAGAACTTTGAGCGAGGGAACCTGGAGCTGGAGAAGCGGCGTCAGGCCCTGCAAGAGCAGCAGAGGAAAGAACAGGAGAGGCTAGCGGCGCTGGAGAGAGAAGAGCAGGACAGGAAG GAGCGCGAGAGGCTGGAGCAAGAGAGGAGGCGGCAGCAAGAGTTGGAGAAGCAGCTGGAGAAACAGAGGGAGCTGGAGAGGCAGCGAGAAGAGGAGCGACGCAAAGAAATTGAGAGGAGAGAG GCTGCTAAGCGCGAGCTGGAGCGTCAGAGGCAGCTGGAGTGGGAGCGGCAGCGTCGCCAGGAGCTTCTGACTCAGAGGAACCGAGAGCAGGAGAGCATCGTTCTGCTCAAAGCCCGCAAGAAGACGCTGGAGTTTGAACTGGAAGCTCTG AACGATAAGAAGAGCCAGTTGGAGGGCAAACTGAAGGACGTCCGCTTCCGCCTGTCGGCCCAGCGCAGGGAAGTGGAGCAGACCAACCAGACCAGGGAGACGCGGATCGCCGAGATCACGCTGTTGCAACAGCAGCTGCAA GACTCGCAGCATTGGCTCGGGAGTCTCATTCCTGACAAGCAGAGTCTCAACGACCAGCTGAAACAGGTTCAACAGAACAGCCTGCACC GCGACAGTCTTTCGTCGCTGCAGAAGGCCGTGGACCAGAAGGAATCCAGCAGGCAGCAGCTTAAAGAGCAGCTGGACACAGTGGAGAGGGAAACCAGGGCCAAGCTGCTCGAGATCGATGCTTTCAACACTCAGCTGAAG TCTCTGTGTGAGTTCTATGCCAGCCACTGTGCCAGGATAGAAGCCCTGCGACGACAACTTGACGGCGCGCAGAGAGGGAGACAG GAACTGAGGGAGATCCACAGCCGGCAGCAGAGGCAGAAGCAGAAGGAGCTGGAAGGAGACGCGCACTCGATGATGCACGCGCCGATTGACAGGAAGTCCGCCGAGTTGCAGGAAAACCG GTTGCCCTCGGACAAAACGCTGGCTTGGAGGAACGATGACGCAGGAAGCTCCGCCCTGAAGGCGCCGAGCCCCGCCTCCGCCTCGCACGCCTGGCTCAACCGAGTGAcccaggaggaagaggagaggaaGCGGCGAGGCCTGGAGGAGGACTCGGAGGGTCGCAAGACCGCCGGGTCCGTGGAGGAGAAGGACGACGAATCGCGGGGCAAGAAGGACATGCAGGAGAAACTCAATAATCTCTTCAGCCAGCCCAATGATCCCTGGGCCTCGACAG AAAAGGCTCCAGTGGCGAGCCTGTTTGAGCAGAAGGCAGCAGCAGGCAGCGGCttcgagcagcagcagcagcagcagcagcagcagcaggcggTCAAGGTGGTCTACTACAGAGCGCTCTACCCGTTTGACGCGCGCAGCCACGATGAGATCAGCATCACCCCCGGCGACGTCATCATG GTGAAGGGGGAATGG GTGGACGAGTCTCAGACAGGTGAGCCCGGTTGGCTGGGCGGCGAGCTCAGGGGCCGAACCGGGTGGTTTCCGGCCAATTACGCCGAGCGGATACCGGACAGCGAAGCGCCCGTCAGCCTGCGGGCGGCGGCCGCCGCCGCGCCGTCTTCGGCGCAGCAGCCCGTCagcacgccgccgccgcccgcgcccgGACAGAGCTCCTCGTCCACGTCGTCCGCCAACAGCAACTGGGCCGACTTCAGCACCAC CTGGCCGTCGAACACGAGTAGCCAGATGGACAGCGAGGGGTGGGACGCATGGCCCACCTCCTCCGCCGCCGCTCAGAATCCGTCCCTCGGCGTGCCGTCGGCGCAGCTGCGGCAGCGTTCGGCCTTCACGCCGGCCACCATGACCACGGGCTCCTCGCCCTCCCCCGTGCTCGGCCAGGGGGAGAAGGTGGAGGGTCTGCAGGCTCAGGCCTTGTACCCCTGGAGAGCCAAGAAGGACAACCACCTCAACTTCAACAAGAACGAG ATCATAACGGTGCTGGAGCAGCAGGACATGTGGTGGCTGGGAGAGCTCCAGAGCGGACAGAGAGGATGGTTCCCCAAAAGCTACGTGAAACTCATCTCTGCCAGCATGACGCCCCCACTTGCGCTGCCAGTGGCGGCCCCGATGGCGGCACCGCTCGTTTCCTTAGCGCGTGGCAAAAACACAAG TGAATGTGTGGTATCAGAAAGCCCCCCCAATGGAAAACGCCCCTCACCCACTCCATGCAAGCCATCCGAGTCAGGAGAAg AGTACGTGGCCATGTACACGTACGAGAGCAGCGAGCAGGGCGACCTGAGTTTCCAGCAAGGAGACGTGGTGGTGGTGAGCAGGACGGAGGGCGACTGGTGGACCGGCACGGTGGCGGGCAAGACCGGCGTCTTCCCCTCCAACTACGTCAAACCGCGAGACGCCTCGTCGGAG TCTTTAGGACCAGCGGGAAAGATGGGGAGCCTTGGCAAGAAACCAG AGATCGCACAAGTGATCGCCCCCTACTGCGCAACGGGAGCAGAGCAGCTGACGTTGGCGCCGGGCCAGCTGATCCTCATCAGGAAGAAGAACCCGGGCGGCTGGTGGGAGGGCGAACTTCAG GCCCGAGGGAAAAAGCGGCAGATTGGATGGTTTCCGGCCAACTACGTCAAGCTGCTGAGCCCCAGCACCAGCAAAACAACGCCAACCGAGCCCACGCCACCAAAACTGGTCCCTGCCAACACTG CCGTGTGCCAGGTGATCGGCATGTACGACTACGTGGCGCAGAACGACGACGAGCTGGCCTTCCAGAAGGGTCAGGTGATCACCGTGCTCAACAAGGACGACTGCGATTGGTGGAAAGGCGAGCTGAACGGCCGCGAGGGGCTCTTTCCCAGCAACTACGTCAAGCTCACCACCGACACGGACCCCAGCACGCAGT GGTGTGCCGACTTGCACCTGCTGGACATGCTGAGTCCCATGGAGAGAAAACGTCAAGGTTACATCCACGAGCTCATCGTCACGGAGGAGAATTACGTCAACGACCTGCAGCTCGTCACCGag ATCTTCCACAAGCCTCTGCTGGATTGTGAGCTGCTGAGCGAGAAGGAAGTGGCCATGATCTTCGTCAACTGGAAGGAGCTCATCATGTGCAACATCAAGCTGCTCAA GGCGCTGAGGGTGAGGAAGAAGATGTCGGGCGACCGCATGCCCGTCAAGATGATCGGCGACATCCTGACCAATCAGCTGCCGCACATGCAGCCGTACATCAG gttctgCTCGTGTCAACTGAACGGAGCCACGCTGATACAGCAGAAAACGGACGACAACCTCGAAATTAAAGACTTCCTCaag cgGTTAGCCATGGACCCTCGTTGCAAGGGGATGCCGCTCTCCAGCTTCTTGCTCAAGCCCATGCAAAGGGTCACTCGCTACCCGCTCATCATCAAGAAC ATCTTGGAAAACACTCCCGAGTCGCATCCGGACCACAATCACCTGAAAGCTGCTTTGGAGAAGGCGGAGGAGTTGTGCTCGCAG GTGAACGAGGGCGTGAGGGAGAAGGAGAACTCTGATCGTCTGGAGTGGATCCAAGCGCACGTTCAGTGTGAAGGCCTGTCCGAG CAACTGGTGTTCAACTCGGTGACCAACTGTTTGGGCCCGCGCAAGTTCCTCCACAGCGGCAAACTCTTCAAAGCCAAAAGCAGCAAGGAGCTCTACGGCTTCCTCTTCAACGACTTCCTGCTGCTGACGCAG GTCACCAAGCCTCTGGGCTCGTCCGGATCCGACAAGGTCTTCTCGTCCAAAACGCACCTGCAGTACCGCATGTACAAGACG CCCATCTTCCTGAACGAGGTTCTGGTGAAACTGCCGACGGACCCTTCGGGAGACGAGCCCCTCTTCCACATCTCGCACATCGACAGAGTTTACACCCTCAGGGCCGAGAGCATCAACGAGCG GACGGCCTGGGTGCAGAAAATCAAGGCGGCTTCCGAGCTCTTCATCGaaacggagaagaagaagcgaGAAAAAGCCTATctgg TGCGTTCGCAGAGGGCGACGGGCATCGGCAGGCTGATGGTCAACATCGTGGAGGGGATCGAACTCAAGCCGTGTCGCTCGCACG GTAAAAGCAATCCTTACTGTGAGGTCACCATGGGCTCGCAGTGCCACATCACCAAAACTCTGCAG
- the itsn1 gene encoding intersectin-1 isoform X4, whose protein sequence is MAQFPATFTGPDVFLISVDERAKHDQQFHSLSPTAGGYITGDQARNFFLQSGLPPPILAQIWALADMNSDGRMDIHEFSIAMKLIKLKLQGHPLPPALPPSMKQTPLSLPPQAGFGMPPMPAMAPIAGPLPGVPPLPLPPLPVGVSPPLVSAPPPPLPPPMANGAPTTGMMQPISGFSHPASSISKAPFNRSSTKLQKGPSFDATGGQPPVDWAVPQSSRLKYRQLFNSHDKMMSGHLTGPQARTILMQSSLPQGQLASIWSLSDIDQDGKLTAEEFILAMHLIDMAMSGLPLPPVLPADYIPPTFRRVRSDSVQSDQKSVPEEAEEEVESNQDKKLPVTFEDKKRENFERGNLELEKRRQALQEQQRKEQERLAALEREEQDRKERERLEQERRRQQELEKQLEKQRELERQREEERRKEIERREAAKRELERQRQLEWERQRRQELLTQRNREQESIVLLKARKKTLEFELEALNDKKSQLEGKLKDVRFRLSAQRREVEQTNQTRETRIAEITLLQQQLQDSQHWLGSLIPDKQSLNDQLKQVQQNSLHRDSLSSLQKAVDQKESSRQQLKEQLDTVERETRAKLLEIDAFNTQLKSLCEFYASHCARIEALRRQLDGAQRGRQELREIHSRQQRQKQKELEGDAHSMMHAPIDRKSAELQENRLPSDKTLAWRNDDAGSSALKAPSPASASHAWLNRVTQEEEERKRRGLEEDSEGRKTAGSVEEKDDESRGKKDMQEKLNNLFSQPNDPWASTAEKAPVASLFEQKAAAGSGFEQQQQQQQQQQAVKVVYYRALYPFDARSHDEISITPGDVIMVDESQTGEPGWLGGELRGRTGWFPANYAERIPDSEAPVSLRAAAAAAPSSAQQPVSTPPPPAPGQSSSSTSSANSNWADFSTTWPSNTSSQMDSEGWDAWPTSSAAAQNPSLGVPSAQLRQRSAFTPATMTTGSSPSPVLGQGEKVEGLQAQALYPWRAKKDNHLNFNKNEIITVLEQQDMWWLGELQSGQRGWFPKSYVKLISASMTPPLALPVAAPMAAPLVSLARGKNTSECVVSESPPNGKRPSPTPCKPSESGEEYVAMYTYESSEQGDLSFQQGDVVVVSRTEGDWWTGTVAGKTGVFPSNYVKPRDASSESLGPAGKMGSLGKKPEIAQVIAPYCATGAEQLTLAPGQLILIRKKNPGGWWEGELQARGKKRQIGWFPANYVKLLSPSTSKTTPTEPTPPKLVPANTAVCQVIGMYDYVAQNDDELAFQKGQVITVLNKDDCDWWKGELNGREGLFPSNYVKLTTDTDPSTQWCADLHLLDMLSPMERKRQGYIHELIVTEENYVNDLQLVTEIFHKPLLDCELLSEKEVAMIFVNWKELIMCNIKLLKALRVRKKMSGDRMPVKMIGDILTNQLPHMQPYIRFCSCQLNGATLIQQKTDDNLEIKDFLKRLAMDPRCKGMPLSSFLLKPMQRVTRYPLIIKNILENTPESHPDHNHLKAALEKAEELCSQVNEGVREKENSDRLEWIQAHVQCEGLSEQLVFNSVTNCLGPRKFLHSGKLFKAKSSKELYGFLFNDFLLLTQVTKPLGSSGSDKVFSSKTHLQYRMYKTPIFLNEVLVKLPTDPSGDEPLFHISHIDRVYTLRAESINERTAWVQKIKAASELFIETEKKKREKAYLVRSQRATGIGRLMVNIVEGIELKPCRSHGKSNPYCEVTMGSQCHITKTLQDTLNPKWNSNCQFFIKDLEQDVLCVTVFERDQFSPDDFLGRTEIRLADIKKDQGSKGPITKRLLLHEVPTGEIVVRLDLQLFEEP, encoded by the exons ATGGCACAGTTCCCCGCCACTTTCACGg GCCCGGACGTGTTCCTGATCTCGGTGGACGAGCGGGCCAAACATGACCAACAGTTTCACAGCCTATCTCCCACCGCGGGGGGCTACATCACGG GGGATCAGGCCAGGAACTTCTTCCTGCAGTCCGGACTGCCGCCACCCATCCTGGCTCAAATCTG GGCCCTGGCCGACATGAACAGCGACGGCCGCATGGACATCCACGAGTTCTCCATCGCCATGAAGCTCATCAAGCTCAAACTGCAGGGCCACCCGCTTCCTCCGGCGTTGCCCCCCAGTATGAAACAGACCCCGCTGTCTCTTCCCCCGCAGGCTGGCTTCG GCATGCCCCCCATGCCCGCCATGGCGCCCATCGCCGGCCCCCTGCCAGGCGTGCCCCCTCTTCCGCTCCCTCCGCTACCCGTCGGGGTGTCGCCGCCTCTGGTGTCTGCGCCGCCGCCTCCCCTCCCGCCGCCCATGGCCAACGGAGCCCCTACCACGGGCATGATGCAACCCATCTCAGGCTTCTCCCACCCAG CTTCTTCAATCAGCAAGGCCCCCTTCAACCGTTCCAGCACCAAATTGCAAAAGGGTCCTTCGTTTGATGCCACCGG TGGTCAGCCGCCCGTCGACTGGGCCGTCCCTCAGTCGTCGAGGCTCAAGTACCGGCAGCTGTTCAACTCCCATGACAAGATGATGAGCGGCCACCTGACTG GTCCGCAGGCGCGCACCATCCTGATGCAGTCCAGTCTTCCTCAAGGCCAGCTGGCCTCGATATG GAGTCTGTCGGATATCGACCAGGACGGGAAGCTGACGGCGGAGGAGTTCATCTTGGCCATGCACCTCATAGACATGGCCATGTCCGGCCTGCCGCTGCCCCCCGTGCTGCCGGCGGATTACATCCCTCCCACATTCAG GCGTGTGCGAAGCGACAGCGTGCAGTCAGACCAGAAAAGCGTCCCcgaggaggcagaggaggaggtggagagcAACCAGGACAAGAAACTCCCAG TCACGTTCGAGGATAAGAAGCGGGAGAACTTTGAGCGAGGGAACCTGGAGCTGGAGAAGCGGCGTCAGGCCCTGCAAGAGCAGCAGAGGAAAGAACAGGAGAGGCTAGCGGCGCTGGAGAGAGAAGAGCAGGACAGGAAG GAGCGCGAGAGGCTGGAGCAAGAGAGGAGGCGGCAGCAAGAGTTGGAGAAGCAGCTGGAGAAACAGAGGGAGCTGGAGAGGCAGCGAGAAGAGGAGCGACGCAAAGAAATTGAGAGGAGAGAG GCTGCTAAGCGCGAGCTGGAGCGTCAGAGGCAGCTGGAGTGGGAGCGGCAGCGTCGCCAGGAGCTTCTGACTCAGAGGAACCGAGAGCAGGAGAGCATCGTTCTGCTCAAAGCCCGCAAGAAGACGCTGGAGTTTGAACTGGAAGCTCTG AACGATAAGAAGAGCCAGTTGGAGGGCAAACTGAAGGACGTCCGCTTCCGCCTGTCGGCCCAGCGCAGGGAAGTGGAGCAGACCAACCAGACCAGGGAGACGCGGATCGCCGAGATCACGCTGTTGCAACAGCAGCTGCAA GACTCGCAGCATTGGCTCGGGAGTCTCATTCCTGACAAGCAGAGTCTCAACGACCAGCTGAAACAGGTTCAACAGAACAGCCTGCACC GCGACAGTCTTTCGTCGCTGCAGAAGGCCGTGGACCAGAAGGAATCCAGCAGGCAGCAGCTTAAAGAGCAGCTGGACACAGTGGAGAGGGAAACCAGGGCCAAGCTGCTCGAGATCGATGCTTTCAACACTCAGCTGAAG TCTCTGTGTGAGTTCTATGCCAGCCACTGTGCCAGGATAGAAGCCCTGCGACGACAACTTGACGGCGCGCAGAGAGGGAGACAG GAACTGAGGGAGATCCACAGCCGGCAGCAGAGGCAGAAGCAGAAGGAGCTGGAAGGAGACGCGCACTCGATGATGCACGCGCCGATTGACAGGAAGTCCGCCGAGTTGCAGGAAAACCG GTTGCCCTCGGACAAAACGCTGGCTTGGAGGAACGATGACGCAGGAAGCTCCGCCCTGAAGGCGCCGAGCCCCGCCTCCGCCTCGCACGCCTGGCTCAACCGAGTGAcccaggaggaagaggagaggaaGCGGCGAGGCCTGGAGGAGGACTCGGAGGGTCGCAAGACCGCCGGGTCCGTGGAGGAGAAGGACGACGAATCGCGGGGCAAGAAGGACATGCAGGAGAAACTCAATAATCTCTTCAGCCAGCCCAATGATCCCTGGGCCTCGACAG CAGAAAAGGCTCCAGTGGCGAGCCTGTTTGAGCAGAAGGCAGCAGCAGGCAGCGGCttcgagcagcagcagcagcagcagcagcagcagcaggcggTCAAGGTGGTCTACTACAGAGCGCTCTACCCGTTTGACGCGCGCAGCCACGATGAGATCAGCATCACCCCCGGCGACGTCATCATG GTGGACGAGTCTCAGACAGGTGAGCCCGGTTGGCTGGGCGGCGAGCTCAGGGGCCGAACCGGGTGGTTTCCGGCCAATTACGCCGAGCGGATACCGGACAGCGAAGCGCCCGTCAGCCTGCGGGCGGCGGCCGCCGCCGCGCCGTCTTCGGCGCAGCAGCCCGTCagcacgccgccgccgcccgcgcccgGACAGAGCTCCTCGTCCACGTCGTCCGCCAACAGCAACTGGGCCGACTTCAGCACCAC CTGGCCGTCGAACACGAGTAGCCAGATGGACAGCGAGGGGTGGGACGCATGGCCCACCTCCTCCGCCGCCGCTCAGAATCCGTCCCTCGGCGTGCCGTCGGCGCAGCTGCGGCAGCGTTCGGCCTTCACGCCGGCCACCATGACCACGGGCTCCTCGCCCTCCCCCGTGCTCGGCCAGGGGGAGAAGGTGGAGGGTCTGCAGGCTCAGGCCTTGTACCCCTGGAGAGCCAAGAAGGACAACCACCTCAACTTCAACAAGAACGAG ATCATAACGGTGCTGGAGCAGCAGGACATGTGGTGGCTGGGAGAGCTCCAGAGCGGACAGAGAGGATGGTTCCCCAAAAGCTACGTGAAACTCATCTCTGCCAGCATGACGCCCCCACTTGCGCTGCCAGTGGCGGCCCCGATGGCGGCACCGCTCGTTTCCTTAGCGCGTGGCAAAAACACAAG TGAATGTGTGGTATCAGAAAGCCCCCCCAATGGAAAACGCCCCTCACCCACTCCATGCAAGCCATCCGAGTCAGGAGAAg AGTACGTGGCCATGTACACGTACGAGAGCAGCGAGCAGGGCGACCTGAGTTTCCAGCAAGGAGACGTGGTGGTGGTGAGCAGGACGGAGGGCGACTGGTGGACCGGCACGGTGGCGGGCAAGACCGGCGTCTTCCCCTCCAACTACGTCAAACCGCGAGACGCCTCGTCGGAG TCTTTAGGACCAGCGGGAAAGATGGGGAGCCTTGGCAAGAAACCAG AGATCGCACAAGTGATCGCCCCCTACTGCGCAACGGGAGCAGAGCAGCTGACGTTGGCGCCGGGCCAGCTGATCCTCATCAGGAAGAAGAACCCGGGCGGCTGGTGGGAGGGCGAACTTCAG GCCCGAGGGAAAAAGCGGCAGATTGGATGGTTTCCGGCCAACTACGTCAAGCTGCTGAGCCCCAGCACCAGCAAAACAACGCCAACCGAGCCCACGCCACCAAAACTGGTCCCTGCCAACACTG CCGTGTGCCAGGTGATCGGCATGTACGACTACGTGGCGCAGAACGACGACGAGCTGGCCTTCCAGAAGGGTCAGGTGATCACCGTGCTCAACAAGGACGACTGCGATTGGTGGAAAGGCGAGCTGAACGGCCGCGAGGGGCTCTTTCCCAGCAACTACGTCAAGCTCACCACCGACACGGACCCCAGCACGCAGT GGTGTGCCGACTTGCACCTGCTGGACATGCTGAGTCCCATGGAGAGAAAACGTCAAGGTTACATCCACGAGCTCATCGTCACGGAGGAGAATTACGTCAACGACCTGCAGCTCGTCACCGag ATCTTCCACAAGCCTCTGCTGGATTGTGAGCTGCTGAGCGAGAAGGAAGTGGCCATGATCTTCGTCAACTGGAAGGAGCTCATCATGTGCAACATCAAGCTGCTCAA GGCGCTGAGGGTGAGGAAGAAGATGTCGGGCGACCGCATGCCCGTCAAGATGATCGGCGACATCCTGACCAATCAGCTGCCGCACATGCAGCCGTACATCAG gttctgCTCGTGTCAACTGAACGGAGCCACGCTGATACAGCAGAAAACGGACGACAACCTCGAAATTAAAGACTTCCTCaag cgGTTAGCCATGGACCCTCGTTGCAAGGGGATGCCGCTCTCCAGCTTCTTGCTCAAGCCCATGCAAAGGGTCACTCGCTACCCGCTCATCATCAAGAAC ATCTTGGAAAACACTCCCGAGTCGCATCCGGACCACAATCACCTGAAAGCTGCTTTGGAGAAGGCGGAGGAGTTGTGCTCGCAG GTGAACGAGGGCGTGAGGGAGAAGGAGAACTCTGATCGTCTGGAGTGGATCCAAGCGCACGTTCAGTGTGAAGGCCTGTCCGAG CAACTGGTGTTCAACTCGGTGACCAACTGTTTGGGCCCGCGCAAGTTCCTCCACAGCGGCAAACTCTTCAAAGCCAAAAGCAGCAAGGAGCTCTACGGCTTCCTCTTCAACGACTTCCTGCTGCTGACGCAG GTCACCAAGCCTCTGGGCTCGTCCGGATCCGACAAGGTCTTCTCGTCCAAAACGCACCTGCAGTACCGCATGTACAAGACG CCCATCTTCCTGAACGAGGTTCTGGTGAAACTGCCGACGGACCCTTCGGGAGACGAGCCCCTCTTCCACATCTCGCACATCGACAGAGTTTACACCCTCAGGGCCGAGAGCATCAACGAGCG GACGGCCTGGGTGCAGAAAATCAAGGCGGCTTCCGAGCTCTTCATCGaaacggagaagaagaagcgaGAAAAAGCCTATctgg TGCGTTCGCAGAGGGCGACGGGCATCGGCAGGCTGATGGTCAACATCGTGGAGGGGATCGAACTCAAGCCGTGTCGCTCGCACG GTAAAAGCAATCCTTACTGTGAGGTCACCATGGGCTCGCAGTGCCACATCACCAAAACTCTGCAG